The following proteins are co-located in the Paludibaculum fermentans genome:
- the tssK gene encoding type VI secretion system baseplate subunit TssK: protein MRILQPVLWSKGTFLTPQHLQAQDRFIESLLHFRAEALHYRPWGFSRLKLDHEALNGGAAGLREGSGLFPDGSPFEIPGADTPPAAKHLAEYFRPGQETLDIFLAIPEYRENSVNVSVPGRGLDTRYLAEVAVFRDENSGQTERPVQVARKNLRILVEGENRQGHSLLKLARVRRTAADTLEFDPRFVPPLLDIRASETVVGTARRLLEILSAKSSMLSALRRQKNQSLAEFTVGDIANFWLLYSVNSHLPGLRHLYETRGGHPEELFALMQSLASVLTTFSMEVQSRDLPSYDHEDLGERMAELESVLMHLLETVVPSNFVSLPLRLVRPSIYGATLSEEKYLQNTKLYLAVAADIGEAELMVKGPQLIKVCSATHIEHLVRQALPGVPIAHQVAPPSSIPVKLNYQYFSLSQSGLAWEAIERARNLAVYVPGDFPNPKLELIVLLPTS from the coding sequence ATGCGGATCCTCCAGCCGGTACTGTGGTCCAAAGGGACATTTCTGACGCCTCAGCATTTGCAGGCGCAGGACCGGTTTATCGAGAGCCTGCTGCACTTTCGCGCGGAGGCGCTGCATTACAGGCCGTGGGGTTTCTCCCGGCTGAAGCTTGATCATGAGGCACTGAATGGAGGCGCGGCCGGACTCAGGGAGGGCAGCGGGCTGTTTCCGGATGGCTCTCCGTTCGAGATTCCCGGTGCGGATACGCCGCCCGCCGCCAAGCATCTAGCCGAGTATTTCCGGCCCGGGCAGGAGACGCTGGACATCTTCCTGGCCATTCCCGAATACCGTGAGAACTCAGTGAATGTCTCGGTGCCCGGCCGCGGGCTCGACACACGCTATCTGGCTGAGGTGGCTGTGTTTCGAGACGAGAACAGCGGCCAGACCGAGCGGCCGGTGCAGGTGGCCCGGAAGAACCTGCGGATCCTGGTCGAAGGAGAGAACCGGCAGGGGCACTCGCTGCTGAAGCTTGCTCGCGTCCGGCGAACCGCTGCCGATACCCTGGAGTTCGACCCTCGATTTGTGCCACCGCTGTTGGATATCCGGGCGAGTGAAACGGTGGTAGGTACGGCGCGCCGACTGTTGGAGATCCTCTCCGCCAAGAGTTCGATGCTGAGCGCCTTGCGCAGGCAGAAGAACCAGAGCCTGGCCGAGTTTACCGTCGGTGACATCGCCAACTTCTGGCTGTTGTACTCAGTCAATTCGCATTTGCCGGGGCTGCGCCATCTCTATGAAACGAGAGGCGGACACCCGGAAGAGTTGTTCGCGCTGATGCAGTCGCTGGCGTCGGTCCTCACCACATTTTCCATGGAGGTCCAATCAAGAGATCTCCCCTCGTACGATCACGAGGACCTGGGTGAACGGATGGCCGAGCTCGAATCGGTACTGATGCACCTGCTGGAGACGGTTGTACCCAGCAACTTCGTGTCCCTGCCGCTGCGTCTCGTCCGCCCGTCCATCTACGGGGCGACGCTGAGTGAAGAGAAGTACCTTCAGAACACCAAGCTGTATCTTGCGGTTGCCGCGGACATCGGCGAAGCCGAGTTGATGGTGAAGGGGCCGCAACTCATCAAGGTGTGCTCCGCTACCCACATTGAGCACCTGGTCCGCCAGGCATTGCCGGGTGTACCGATTGCTCATCAGGTGGCTCCGCCTAGTTCAATTCCTGTGAAGTTGAACTACCAATACTTCAGCCTCAGCCAGTCGGGCTTGGCTTGGGAGGCCATAGAGCGGGCACGCAATCTGGCCGTTTATGTGCCGGGCGACTTCCCTAACCCGAAGCTGGAGCTGATCGTTCTGTTGCCTACCTCTTGA
- a CDS encoding DotU family type IV/VI secretion system protein, which translates to MNASPTAVPSPETPAQRRNENLALVFQEMLTAVVRLRSNRQAVNDAESFRNQVRQAIRLADQEGRKLGYTEDDIRLGVFAVVAFLDESVLNLQNPVFSDWVRKPLQEELFGRHTAGEIFFEQLQHLMGRRETTELADLLEVYQLCLLLGFVGRYSISGRGDLRAIIEALNDKIRRIRKPRGEISPSWQLPEQKFVQSGGDPWVKRLQWVALGSGILVLLLFVMYKVFLGSGLTSLQSLVR; encoded by the coding sequence ATGAATGCATCGCCTACGGCAGTCCCCTCACCGGAAACCCCGGCCCAACGGCGCAACGAGAATCTTGCCTTAGTTTTCCAGGAGATGTTGACCGCGGTGGTACGGCTTCGCTCGAACCGCCAGGCGGTCAACGATGCGGAGTCTTTCCGCAATCAGGTGCGGCAGGCCATCCGCCTGGCGGACCAGGAAGGGCGCAAGCTGGGCTATACGGAGGACGACATCCGCCTGGGCGTCTTCGCTGTGGTGGCGTTTCTGGACGAGTCCGTTCTCAACCTGCAGAACCCGGTGTTCTCCGACTGGGTCCGCAAACCGCTGCAGGAGGAGTTGTTCGGCCGGCATACGGCAGGCGAGATCTTCTTTGAACAGCTTCAGCACCTGATGGGCCGCCGCGAAACGACGGAGTTGGCCGATCTGTTGGAGGTCTATCAGCTCTGCCTGCTGTTGGGTTTTGTCGGCCGGTATTCGATCAGCGGCCGTGGCGACCTGAGGGCGATCATTGAGGCGCTGAACGACAAGATACGGCGGATCCGCAAACCTCGCGGCGAGATTTCCCCTTCCTGGCAGTTGCCGGAGCAGAAGTTCGTGCAGAGCGGGGGCGATCCCTGGGTGAAGCGCCTGCAATGGGTGGCCTTGGGATCGGGCATTCTGGTTCTACTTCTCTTTGTCATGTACAAGGTTTTTCTGGGCTCGGGGCTGACATCGCTCCAGAGTCTGGTGCGCTGA
- the tssK gene encoding type VI secretion system baseplate subunit TssK — MKTLSRVVWSEGMHLGPQHFQAQNRYFENLVHFTAANLAYEPWGLAAFQLDKDAIRNGLVTLIHASGIFPDGLVFAVPDPDSGPASRAIAEVFPPMRESVDVFLAISPFQEISANCSASEQVEPGLRYAPQTVDMPDELTGMDSKQLRLARKNLRILVESELHGELAIPIARVRRDAAGQYVYDSNFVPPVLRIQGSERLMVLLRRLVEILDEKSRAVAKPKDLSAGTASGFSAQGISNAWFLHCVNASLTPLRHLCFSKSGHPEELYTEMARLAGSLCTFGLDSHPANLPLYNHAKLAECFDTLDHHIRTHLELVVPSNCVSISLTKSANYFWEGQIADSRTLVHSRWIFAIRSKIGEAELISGTPRLVKVCSKEFVPKLVARALPGMTLKHIPVPPPAINPRVDYQYFSVDKAGPCWEHMVQSRQVGVYVPGELPDPEIELLVVLES, encoded by the coding sequence ATGAAGACGCTGAGCCGTGTAGTCTGGTCGGAGGGAATGCACCTCGGGCCGCAGCATTTTCAGGCTCAAAACCGGTATTTCGAGAACCTCGTCCACTTCACGGCCGCTAACCTGGCCTATGAGCCCTGGGGGTTGGCCGCGTTTCAACTGGACAAGGACGCGATTCGAAACGGCCTGGTCACGCTGATCCACGCGAGCGGAATCTTCCCTGACGGGCTGGTCTTCGCCGTGCCCGATCCTGACTCCGGTCCGGCTTCCCGCGCCATTGCCGAAGTGTTTCCGCCGATGCGGGAATCCGTGGACGTCTTCCTGGCTATCTCGCCGTTTCAGGAGATCAGCGCCAACTGTTCGGCCAGTGAACAAGTGGAGCCCGGGCTCCGTTATGCGCCGCAGACGGTGGACATGCCCGACGAACTTACGGGCATGGACTCAAAGCAGTTGCGGCTGGCGCGCAAGAATCTCCGCATCCTGGTGGAATCTGAACTCCATGGCGAACTGGCCATCCCGATTGCACGGGTCCGCCGCGACGCCGCCGGGCAGTATGTCTACGACTCGAACTTTGTCCCGCCGGTGCTGCGCATCCAGGGCAGCGAACGGCTGATGGTACTGCTTCGCAGGTTGGTGGAGATCCTGGACGAGAAGAGCCGGGCGGTGGCCAAGCCGAAGGATCTTTCGGCCGGGACGGCTTCCGGCTTCTCCGCGCAAGGGATTAGCAATGCATGGTTTCTGCATTGCGTGAATGCGTCGCTTACGCCCCTGCGGCACCTCTGTTTCAGCAAGTCGGGCCACCCGGAAGAGTTGTACACGGAGATGGCGCGCCTGGCCGGGTCGCTATGCACATTTGGCCTCGACTCGCATCCCGCGAACCTGCCGCTTTACAACCACGCCAAACTGGCTGAGTGCTTCGATACTCTCGATCACCACATCCGGACCCACCTGGAACTGGTGGTGCCCAGCAATTGCGTGAGCATTTCGCTGACGAAGTCAGCCAACTACTTCTGGGAGGGCCAGATCGCCGACTCCAGGACGCTGGTGCATTCCCGCTGGATCTTTGCGATCCGTTCCAAGATTGGCGAGGCGGAACTGATCTCGGGCACGCCGCGACTGGTCAAGGTATGTTCGAAGGAGTTTGTGCCTAAGCTTGTTGCTCGCGCCCTGCCGGGGATGACCCTCAAGCACATCCCTGTGCCGCCGCCGGCAATTAACCCCCGGGTGGACTACCAGTATTTTAGTGTTGATAAGGCAGGACCCTGCTGGGAGCACATGGTCCAGTCCCGTCAGGTGGGCGTTTACGTGCCCGGCGAATTGCCTGATCCTGAGATTGAGCTGCTGGTTGTACTGGAGTCATAA
- a CDS encoding family 16 glycoside hydrolase, translating to MRAMRITGRVLVVLTMLACAALAQPAFYLKSGDRVVFYGDSITDQRLYTTFVETFVRTRYPQLDVSFVHSGWGGDRVTGGGGGPIGLRLRRDVAVYKPTVVTIMLGMNDGRYRPFDQTVFDWYKTGFESMVQDLKSLAPAARITLIRPSPYDEVTRPAMAGGGYNPVLVKFGDLLQEMAAKQSMQVADLNGPVVKMLERAQATNADLAARIIPDRVHPGAAGHLIMAAALLDSWGAPGVVSEVEIDAKGAKVVVGKNTAISGLSASNGVSWSQTDQALPMPVDLNDAATALAVKSADFLEKFDRETLKVSGLKPGHYALRIDGLQVGVFTAEQLGEGLNLAAWPTPMMKQANEVHALTMKRTGIHNTRWRTIEVPLEADHLAGAKAAMDALDALDTELDAKQRAAAIPVARKYELVPVTADEARIPAGFTPIFNGKDTTGWHISTTNHHGTTPDWHVENGVLVGMQNPVGKGGILLTDKKYKNFEVYLELNPDWGCDGGLFLRSNERGEAYQVMIDYRDGGTLGGVYGERLKDVTSLSIKDWEKYYKRGEWNVIKARIEGEIPRISVWMNGTLVTQWSDVANHSVDGALDGMIAVQVHGGTQIWKEGGKQKFRNIAVRELP from the coding sequence ATGCGTGCGATGCGAATTACCGGCAGGGTGCTGGTTGTCCTGACAATGCTGGCGTGTGCGGCCTTGGCGCAGCCGGCGTTCTATCTCAAATCCGGCGACCGCGTTGTCTTTTACGGCGACAGCATCACCGATCAGCGGTTGTACACGACGTTTGTCGAGACCTTTGTCCGGACGCGATATCCCCAGCTGGATGTCAGTTTCGTGCACTCAGGTTGGGGTGGCGACCGTGTCACCGGCGGAGGCGGCGGACCTATCGGCCTGCGGTTGCGGCGGGATGTCGCGGTCTACAAGCCGACCGTGGTGACCATCATGCTCGGCATGAACGATGGCCGCTACCGGCCCTTCGACCAGACGGTTTTCGACTGGTACAAGACGGGGTTCGAGTCGATGGTGCAGGATCTCAAATCGCTTGCGCCCGCGGCCCGGATTACTCTCATCCGCCCTTCCCCGTATGACGAAGTGACGCGCCCGGCGATGGCCGGCGGCGGCTACAACCCGGTGCTGGTCAAGTTCGGTGACCTGTTGCAAGAGATGGCCGCCAAGCAGAGCATGCAGGTGGCGGATCTGAACGGGCCGGTGGTCAAGATGCTGGAACGGGCGCAGGCCACCAATGCTGACTTGGCGGCGCGCATCATCCCGGACCGCGTGCATCCCGGCGCCGCGGGTCACCTGATCATGGCGGCCGCGCTGCTGGATTCCTGGGGCGCTCCCGGGGTGGTGAGCGAGGTCGAGATCGATGCCAAGGGCGCGAAAGTGGTTGTGGGCAAGAACACCGCCATTAGCGGTCTCTCGGCCTCGAACGGAGTGAGCTGGAGCCAGACGGATCAAGCGTTGCCCATGCCTGTTGACCTCAACGACGCGGCAACCGCGCTGGCGGTCAAGTCTGCCGATTTCCTCGAGAAGTTCGACCGGGAGACGCTGAAGGTGAGCGGCCTGAAGCCCGGGCACTACGCCTTGCGGATTGATGGATTGCAGGTGGGCGTGTTCACCGCCGAGCAGTTGGGCGAAGGCCTGAACCTGGCCGCCTGGCCCACGCCGATGATGAAGCAGGCGAACGAAGTCCACGCCCTGACGATGAAGCGGACTGGGATCCACAATACGCGCTGGCGCACGATCGAAGTGCCGTTGGAAGCCGACCACCTGGCCGGAGCGAAGGCCGCGATGGATGCGCTGGATGCTCTCGATACGGAGCTGGACGCGAAGCAGCGGGCCGCCGCGATTCCCGTGGCTCGTAAGTATGAATTGGTTCCGGTGACGGCCGACGAAGCAAGGATTCCGGCCGGGTTCACTCCGATCTTCAACGGCAAGGACACAACCGGCTGGCACATCAGCACGACGAATCATCATGGCACGACGCCGGACTGGCACGTGGAGAATGGCGTCCTGGTGGGCATGCAGAACCCGGTGGGCAAAGGCGGGATCCTGCTCACCGACAAGAAGTACAAGAACTTTGAGGTCTACCTGGAACTCAACCCGGATTGGGGCTGTGACGGCGGGCTTTTCCTGCGCTCCAACGAACGGGGCGAGGCGTACCAGGTGATGATCGACTATCGCGACGGTGGCACCCTGGGCGGAGTCTATGGGGAGCGGCTGAAGGACGTGACCTCGCTCAGCATCAAGGACTGGGAGAAGTACTACAAGCGCGGCGAGTGGAACGTGATCAAGGCCCGGATCGAAGGGGAGATCCCACGCATTTCGGTGTGGATGAACGGTACTCTCGTCACGCAGTGGTCTGATGTGGCGAACCATTCCGTTGACGGCGCTTTGGACGGCATGATCGCCGTGCAGGTGCATGGCGGCACGCAGATCTGGAAGGAAGGCGGCAAGCAGAAGTTCCGCAACATTGCCGTGCGGGAATTGCCCTAA
- a CDS encoding serine/threonine protein kinase, whose amino-acid sequence MTDSRWQRVEQLFHEARILPRDERTQFLSQSCAGDDIMLNAVLRMIDATSAADALFENPAALAALIDPPQQPVVDPALGSMLGVWQIDHALASGGMGDVYLAHRADDQFQKKAAAKLLRRGLHSEHLRRRFLAERQILAGLEHPNIARLLDGGLSADGMPFLIMEFVEGQPLDAYCNSRNLGIRARLEIFRHVFAAVSYAHHNMVIHRDLKPSNVMVASSGEVKLLDFGIAKLVDEPDDEDMTSTTSVMMTPRYASPEQALGKLVNAQSDVYSLGVMLFELLCGRSPYSTTQRTVAEWFIAIQNEECPPPSHAVQSPALRKELSGDLDLIVAKALRKEPQERYASVEQFDADIQAYLEGRPITARPQTTAYRIGKFVRRHRAGVLSTTAAVLLLIAGLITTLWEAHIAKTERLRAEKRFVQVRDLARLSLFDLFDIVKDMPGSTPAQQLLITKSLAHYENLAKEATGDPAMLGELAEAYARLGNLYGNPYSTNIGDTKKALETYRRGLELLKGIPEGSGPIPMEKSRALLYSSLGEVTAYSGETPKGVEYMRHCIRLLEGLDARAPNSAEILVELSGARGTLGDHLAGIGTGVVIDKEGAIAAFKSQLATVEVLSKRTDVAPAVLTRARRGVSIACMKLGQCMQDFGRNEEALPWYRRSLDALDRMDAVENSSLANMRIRVTLIRGQAATLLNLGRPKEAVAVLNPAIETLRNLYQRDAQNRQFGYGLVTFLKTRGDCYQQAGETAAALDDYREAERRATLQVQEDPANAVIKGRLDDLRKLIAETAVVKK is encoded by the coding sequence ATGACCGATTCGCGCTGGCAACGCGTCGAGCAGCTGTTTCACGAAGCCAGAATTCTGCCCAGGGACGAACGAACCCAATTCCTGAGCCAGAGCTGCGCCGGCGACGACATCATGCTGAATGCCGTCCTGCGGATGATCGATGCCACCTCGGCGGCCGACGCTCTCTTCGAGAATCCGGCAGCTCTCGCGGCGCTGATTGATCCGCCCCAGCAACCGGTGGTGGATCCCGCCCTCGGCTCCATGCTGGGCGTCTGGCAGATTGACCACGCCCTGGCCTCGGGTGGAATGGGCGACGTCTACCTGGCGCACCGCGCCGACGACCAGTTCCAGAAGAAGGCCGCGGCCAAACTGTTGCGGCGCGGGCTGCATTCCGAACATCTGCGGCGCCGGTTCCTGGCGGAACGGCAGATCCTGGCCGGCCTAGAACACCCGAACATCGCGCGCCTGCTCGACGGCGGCCTCTCCGCCGACGGGATGCCGTTCCTCATCATGGAGTTCGTCGAGGGCCAGCCCCTGGACGCATACTGCAACAGCCGGAACCTGGGCATTCGGGCCCGTTTGGAGATCTTCCGCCACGTCTTCGCAGCAGTGAGTTACGCCCACCACAACATGGTGATTCACCGGGATCTGAAGCCATCGAATGTGATGGTTGCCTCCAGCGGCGAAGTGAAGCTGCTCGACTTCGGTATCGCCAAACTCGTGGACGAACCCGATGACGAGGACATGACGTCCACGACCTCGGTCATGATGACGCCACGTTACGCCAGCCCGGAGCAGGCCCTGGGGAAACTGGTCAACGCACAATCCGACGTGTACTCGCTGGGCGTGATGCTTTTCGAGTTGCTGTGCGGCCGCAGTCCTTACTCCACCACTCAACGCACCGTGGCTGAATGGTTCATCGCCATCCAGAACGAGGAATGCCCGCCGCCCAGTCACGCGGTCCAATCCCCTGCGCTCCGCAAGGAGTTGAGCGGGGACCTGGACCTCATCGTGGCCAAGGCGCTGCGCAAGGAACCGCAGGAGCGCTACGCCAGCGTCGAGCAGTTCGACGCGGATATCCAGGCCTACCTGGAAGGGCGGCCCATCACGGCGCGCCCGCAGACCACTGCCTACCGCATCGGGAAGTTCGTCCGCCGCCACAGGGCGGGCGTCCTGTCGACGACAGCCGCGGTCCTCCTGCTCATCGCAGGTCTCATCACGACGCTCTGGGAAGCGCACATTGCCAAAACCGAACGGCTAAGGGCGGAAAAACGGTTTGTCCAGGTGCGCGACCTCGCCCGGTTGAGCCTGTTCGACCTCTTCGACATCGTCAAGGACATGCCTGGTTCCACGCCCGCCCAGCAACTGCTGATTACCAAGTCCCTGGCGCACTACGAAAACCTGGCCAAGGAAGCGACGGGCGATCCCGCCATGCTGGGCGAACTGGCGGAAGCCTACGCACGCCTGGGGAATCTGTACGGCAATCCCTACTCCACCAACATTGGAGATACCAAGAAAGCGCTGGAGACCTACCGGCGCGGCTTGGAGTTGCTGAAAGGAATCCCCGAAGGCTCCGGGCCCATTCCGATGGAGAAGTCCCGGGCCCTGCTGTATTCCAGCCTGGGTGAGGTGACCGCCTACTCCGGAGAAACTCCGAAAGGGGTGGAATACATGCGGCACTGCATCCGGCTGCTGGAGGGACTCGATGCGCGGGCTCCAAACTCGGCGGAGATCCTGGTGGAGCTCTCGGGCGCGCGCGGCACCCTGGGCGACCATCTGGCCGGAATCGGCACTGGAGTCGTGATCGACAAAGAGGGCGCCATCGCGGCATTCAAGAGTCAACTGGCCACGGTCGAGGTGCTCTCCAAACGGACCGACGTCGCCCCGGCCGTGCTCACGCGCGCCAGACGTGGCGTCAGCATTGCCTGCATGAAACTCGGGCAATGCATGCAGGATTTCGGCCGGAATGAAGAGGCCCTGCCCTGGTATCGCCGGTCCCTCGATGCGTTGGATCGCATGGACGCGGTGGAGAACTCCTCCCTGGCAAACATGCGAATCCGCGTCACCCTGATTCGTGGGCAGGCCGCGACCCTCCTCAACCTCGGCCGCCCCAAAGAGGCCGTAGCGGTACTCAATCCGGCCATCGAGACCCTCCGGAATCTCTATCAGCGGGACGCACAAAACCGGCAGTTCGGCTACGGCCTCGTCACCTTCCTGAAAACCCGCGGTGACTGTTACCAGCAGGCAGGCGAAACGGCAGCAGCGTTGGACGACTACCGGGAAGCAGAACGCCGGGCCACCCTGCAGGTGCAGGAGGACCCGGCGAATGCTGTCATCAAGGGCCGCCTCGATGACCTGCGCAAGCTGATCGCCGAGACGGCCGTAGTCAAAAAGTAG
- a CDS encoding sigma-70 family RNA polymerase sigma factor — protein sequence MSSPGSSADDTVQLLRRWSDGDLSARDVLMSQVYDELRALARRALSREQNANTLQPTALVHELYVRLIGQSAVDIRDRGHFFAVSATVMRHILVDHARARQAQRRGGGAIQVEMKDAIASTNPDMDILAIDQALARLEALDARKARVVEMKFFAGLTEHEIAGVLNVGRATVERDWAFAKSWLQIQMESHRSDPL from the coding sequence ATGTCCTCTCCTGGGTCTTCGGCGGACGATACGGTTCAATTGCTCAGGCGCTGGAGTGACGGCGACCTGAGTGCTCGAGACGTGCTTATGTCGCAGGTCTATGATGAGCTGCGCGCCTTGGCCCGTCGTGCACTTTCCAGGGAACAAAACGCGAATACACTGCAGCCGACGGCCTTGGTGCACGAACTCTACGTGCGCCTGATCGGACAGAGCGCGGTGGATATCCGGGATCGCGGCCACTTTTTCGCAGTCTCCGCCACTGTCATGCGCCATATCCTGGTCGACCACGCACGAGCCCGCCAGGCCCAGCGAAGAGGGGGCGGAGCCATTCAGGTTGAGATGAAGGACGCAATCGCCTCCACGAATCCCGACATGGACATCCTGGCCATCGACCAGGCCCTGGCCAGGCTCGAAGCCCTGGATGCCCGCAAGGCGCGCGTCGTCGAGATGAAGTTCTTTGCGGGACTCACTGAGCACGAGATTGCGGGCGTCCTCAATGTTGGCCGGGCGACAGTGGAACGGGATTGGGCTTTTGCAAAGAGTTGGCTCCAAATACAGATGGAATCGCACCGCTCCGATCCGCTATAG